GCAACGGTGGAAGTCTCTTATGGACAAACGCGTCAATCCATGACGATCCACTTCTCGAAGGTTGACGGCGCGATTGTGCAAGGGCAAATTTCTGATGCAGACTCCAAGGAACCACTTCAAGACACACAATTACAAACCGATTCTGGACTGACAACATCTACAGATACCGAGGGACATTTTTTCATCATAACCGATAAGGATTTCGGCGAAACGACACTCCACATTTCAGTAGGGGCGAGGTCATCTCGCCCTTACTACCCCAACAAACGCAAAATTCACATTCGACCCAATCAAGCAACCGTCGTTGATGTCGGACTTCACCCAATTGCAGAGGGGGCGTTTGCTTCGACCGTCATCGTCCTCGATTCACAAACAGATACACCTGAAACACAGGAACTCATCACAATACTGGAAAAGATGTTGAAATTCGCCGGCGCAAAAGTCTATAATATTCGGACCTCTGCGTTAAAAATGTCCATGGAAAAACGGATAGAGACGGTTAACGCCATCAAGTATAGCGGGTACTATTTGCAAATTAATCACGCCGAATGGCGTAAGGAACACCCGACGGTAGTCGCAGCGCACTACCGGGGTAACCAGGGCACGGAGACGTTTCTAAAGCGGATACTCGAACGGTTCAATAGCACACTTTATAAAACCCCAATTGCCACCGTTCAAGATAAAACAACCCCTGAAATTCAGCAGACGAACAAAATGGCGATGACACTTCAAATCCGGTCTTTAAATCATCCAAACGCCTCTGCCGTACAGGAAGCGCATGCAATCTTCTTCGGGGCGTGGACGTTCCTGAAGGGCGATGGAGAAATTTCGGCAGAAAGACAAAAACGGTTTATGGAATCCTTAAAAGAGATGGAAGATTAAAAAAATGGACATTGCCTCCCGAACCACAGATTTACAACTCCAGCACCCGTTCAAGATTGCGCGGCGGGCAACAGATGCGTTCCGACAAGTGATCTCTGTGGAGATTGATGGTGGCATCGGTGAAACGGCACCCGCTCGGTTTTACGGTGAAACCGTTCAGACAGTTGGGGCAGCCTTAGAAACCATTGCACCCGCACTTCCCAAAGACCTCGATGCAATCCATGACGTGATGGAGATCGTTGAAGCAACGTTCGGCGGCAATTACGCCGCGAAGTCTGCGATCGACATGGCACTCCATGATCGACTCGGTAAAAAACTTGGGGTTCCGCTCTATCAACTCTGGGGACTCAACCCGCATAAGACCCCTTACACATCCTTTACGATTGGGCTTGATGAACCCGAGGTAATGGCAGAGAAGACCCGGCATACTGAAGCGTATCCGATCCTGAAAGTCAAACTCGGCACCCCGCAAGATATTGAGATAATTCAGAAACTCCGCGAAGTCACAGAGAAACCCATCTATGTCGATGCAAATACGGCGTGGACACCAAAGGAGGCTGTTAGGAAGATCCGCGAACTGGCGCGGTATGGTGTCGAATTGGTGGAACAACCGACGAAACCCAACGATCTGCCGGGACTCAAGTTCGTTCGAGAACACTCAGAACTACCGATTATTGCCGATGAAAGCGTCAAGCGCGCAAGCGACATTCCGGTCCTCGCTGAGTGCGTTGACGGCATCAATATCAAACTCGTCAAGTGTGGCGGATTGCTCGAGGCCTACCGAATGATAAACGTTGCCCGCGCACACGACTTGCAGGTCATGATTGGCTGTATGATAGAGAGTTCACTCGGTATCACCGCCGCTGCACACCTAACACCCCTCGTAGACTATGCAGATCTGGATGGTCATCTACTCATTGCGAACGATCCCTACACCGGTGTTCGCCTTGATAAGGGTAAATTGATATTACCAAATCGCCCCGGCATCGGCGTTACATAAAGAATATTCGCAAAACGTTGTAATGCATGGTATACTAATATCATCCAAATACACAACCCAAAACAAACGGAGAAATCTAAAAATGACAAAACAAAACCGCAACGTACTCATCACCGGCGGCACAGGTATATTAGGCAGTGCCGTCACCAAAACCTACCTCGCCCAAGGCGACACCGTGGCTGTCACGTATCTATTTGATGACGAAGTGGAACGCTTTAAAGAATACAATCCTGAACTCAGCGAAGACGTTGCCTTCCTCTTTGCCAACGTCACCGAGGAAGCCGAAGTTCAGAAGACCGTTGAGGAATTCTTATCCAAATTCGGTTCGTTGGATGTATTGGTGAACATCGTTGGTGGGTTTGTCGGTGGGATCCCAACTGCAGAACTTGAAGAGAGTAGATGGGACTTCATGATGAACCTTAACCTCAAATCGGTGTTTCTGTGTTGCAAAACAGTCATACCACACATGACGGAACGCCGCTACGGCAAGATTATCAACGTTTCCGCACGCGCCGGATTAAAAGGTGAGGCGGGATTGAGTGCCTATTGCGTCTCTAAAGGCGGGGTTCGCACCTTGACCGAGTCGTTGGCGGCTGAGGTGATGGATTCGGGGGTAAATGTCAATGCCATTATGCCGAGCGTTATGGACACCCCCGCCAACCGAGAGTCCATGCCGGACGAGGAACACGACCGGTGGGTCGCACCTGCCGATGTCGCCAAGGTGATATGTTTCCTGACTTCCGATGACGCAGCCGTCATCAACGGTGCTGCGATCCCGGTTTACGGCAGGGCTTAATTTATCGAAAGGGTTTATCCAGTTGCGTCTGCATGAGTCTTTCTAAAATTTGCAGGCGCAACGCCGTTTCAACGTCCGCAACTTCGGGTCTACCCGCAAGGTTCTGTATTTCATTCGGGTCGTTCTGCACATTAAACAAAAGGTAAACTTCACCCTCCGCGTTGAGAGCCACCTTCCATTCCTTGTTCAGTAACATAATCTCGCCCTCTATCTCCGAAATCGCGAAATCACGATGTGTCGCTTCAGGGTGCGTCAGCACTGGACACAACGATTTCCCGAACTGACGATGCTCCAATTCGCCGCCCGCCAATTCAACAAGCGTTGGACCAATGTCGAGCCATTCCACCGGACTCTCACAGATCCGTCCTGTGGGAGGGGTTTGTAACCCCGATGTTTCAGGGGTTCGCACGAGTAGCGGGATGCGAACGGCACCGTTCAGAAAATTGCTTTTATAGATAAGTCCATAGTCGCCGTTCATTTCACCGTGGTCGGAGGTATGGACGATGATTGTGTTTTCAAGCTCACCGCGCGCCTCGATTGCGTCAAGAATCTCACCGATCTGATCATCAATGAGCGTCACGTTGCCAGCATAATTCGCTCGAAGTCTTCCGACTTCGCCGGGTTCAAACGTCGGATTCATCCGCTGCATCAGGTTGTCCAAATGTCCTGTGGGACGCCTTTCCATAAACGGACGCGGGATCGCTGGCGGCATGTCTTCAGGATTGTACATGCTGGCATAAGGTTCAGGTGTATCCCACGGTTCATGCGGTCCACCAAAACTCACCCAACAGCACCACGGTTCCTCCCGTTCATAGTGCTGGAGGTATTGCTTCGCCTGTTGCCCAACGTAGACGTCGGCATAATCTTCGAGTCCTAACGTTGATGAACGGACGAGATGCGGTTTCGTGCTGAACCGCTCGCGATAATCGGCGCGGTAACCCTCCCATAAACCCTTTTCTTCCCACATCGCCGTCATGTGGGACAGCACATTCGCGCTTGCCCGCGGTCCACCGATTTCGTTCACATCGTCTAACCCGTAGGCGTTCATTAAGTCCTCACGTTCACGCAGATCGCCGTTGTGTGGATGGAGGTGTGTCTTACCAAACAGGCTCGTCCGATACCCAGCATCACGCACCGCTTGCATCCATGTCGGCGTTTCGGCAGGCATCTGGTGATTCATATTGTTCCAGACATGCGTGTTATGGGGATACAAACCCGTCGCCAAGCTGAGTCGCGTCGGGATACAGACGGGTGATGTGGTGACGCAGTTCGTGAATCGGATCCCTTCACCGGCAATTCGATCCAAATGTGGGGTCTGGACCCGAGAAAAGCCACACGCGCTTTTCTTCTTCTCGCCACTGCAACTCATCGCGTCCCAACGCTGTTGGTCTGTCATAAGAAGAAGGATGTTCGGAGTGGTTGCCATCGCTATCCTCGTTCAATTCCTGCCTCCGTAAAGGCGTTCGCCAATGTTTGATAGGAGAGCGTCGCCGCGGCGAGCGGATCGTAGTCTTCGCGAGCTTGCACCATAAAACTCACTTCGGCAGTGATGAATCCGTCATAACCGTGCGCTT
This genomic window from Candidatus Poribacteria bacterium contains:
- a CDS encoding sulfatase-like hydrolase/transferase codes for the protein MATTPNILLLMTDQQRWDAMSCSGEKKKSACGFSRVQTPHLDRIAGEGIRFTNCVTTSPVCIPTRLSLATGLYPHNTHVWNNMNHQMPAETPTWMQAVRDAGYRTSLFGKTHLHPHNGDLREREDLMNAYGLDDVNEIGGPRASANVLSHMTAMWEEKGLWEGYRADYRERFSTKPHLVRSSTLGLEDYADVYVGQQAKQYLQHYEREEPWCCWVSFGGPHEPWDTPEPYASMYNPEDMPPAIPRPFMERRPTGHLDNLMQRMNPTFEPGEVGRLRANYAGNVTLIDDQIGEILDAIEARGELENTIIVHTSDHGEMNGDYGLIYKSNFLNGAVRIPLLVRTPETSGLQTPPTGRICESPVEWLDIGPTLVELAGGELEHRQFGKSLCPVLTHPEATHRDFAISEIEGEIMLLNKEWKVALNAEGEVYLLFNVQNDPNEIQNLAGRPEVADVETALRLQILERLMQTQLDKPFR
- a CDS encoding SDR family oxidoreductase — protein: MHGILISSKYTTQNKRRNLKMTKQNRNVLITGGTGILGSAVTKTYLAQGDTVAVTYLFDDEVERFKEYNPELSEDVAFLFANVTEEAEVQKTVEEFLSKFGSLDVLVNIVGGFVGGIPTAELEESRWDFMMNLNLKSVFLCCKTVIPHMTERRYGKIINVSARAGLKGEAGLSAYCVSKGGVRTLTESLAAEVMDSGVNVNAIMPSVMDTPANRESMPDEEHDRWVAPADVAKVICFLTSDDAAVINGAAIPVYGRA
- a CDS encoding dipeptide epimerase; the protein is MDIASRTTDLQLQHPFKIARRATDAFRQVISVEIDGGIGETAPARFYGETVQTVGAALETIAPALPKDLDAIHDVMEIVEATFGGNYAAKSAIDMALHDRLGKKLGVPLYQLWGLNPHKTPYTSFTIGLDEPEVMAEKTRHTEAYPILKVKLGTPQDIEIIQKLREVTEKPIYVDANTAWTPKEAVRKIRELARYGVELVEQPTKPNDLPGLKFVREHSELPIIADESVKRASDIPVLAECVDGINIKLVKCGGLLEAYRMINVARAHDLQVMIGCMIESSLGITAAAHLTPLVDYADLDGHLLIANDPYTGVRLDKGKLILPNRPGIGVT